From Lagenorhynchus albirostris chromosome 15, mLagAlb1.1, whole genome shotgun sequence, one genomic window encodes:
- the TRIM56 gene encoding E3 ubiquitin-protein ligase TRIM56, giving the protein MSAGRKEAALYLKRPEENSWPFRMVSQGSSPSLLEALSSDFLACKICLEQLRVPKTLPCLHTYCQDCLAQLAEGSHLRCPECRETVPVPPTGVAAFKTNFFVNGLLDLVKARAGGDLRAGKPACALCPLMGGASAGGPATARCLDCADDLCQACADGHRCTRQTHSHRVVDLVGYRAGWYDEEARERQAAQCPQHPGESLRFLCQPCSQLLCRECRLDPHLDHPCLPLAEAVRARRPGLEELLAGVDSNLAELEATRLAEEEALACLREQAAKVGTQVEEAAEGVLRALLAQKQEVLGQLRAHVEAAEEAARERLGELESRAQVAREAAAFARRVLSLGREAEILSLEGAIAQRLQQLQRCPWMPGPAPCLLPQLELHPGLLDKNRQLLRLSFQEQQPQKDSGKDGARCQGGAATPPQSRDGAQTPKQDSTQPPQEDGAQTLKAERAETPQEDGAQTPKEGRAQTPQEDGGAQSPRGGRSNKKRKFKGRLKSVSREPSPAPGPNLEGSGLLPRPIFFCSFPTRMPGDKRSPRITGLCPFGSREILVADEQNRALKRFSLNGDYKGAVPVPEGCSPCSVAALQDAVAFSAGARLYLIRPNGEVQWRRALSLCQASHAVAAMPSGDRVAVSVSGHVEVYNMEGSLATRFIPGGKASRGLRALVFLTTSPQGNFVGSDWQQSSLVVCDGLGQVIGEYRGPGLHGCQPGSVSVDKKGYIFLTLREVNKVVILDPKGSLLGDFLTAYHGLEKPRVTTMVDGRYLVVSLSNGTIHVFRVRPPDS; this is encoded by the exons ATGtctgcagggaggaaggaggcggCTCTTTATCTCAAGAGACCAGAAGAAAATTCCTGGCCATTCAG AATGGTTTCCCAGGGCTCCTCGCCCTCCCTGCTGGAGGCCCTGAGCAGCGACTTCCTAGCCTGTAAAATCTGCCTGGAGCAGCTGCGGGTGCCCAAAACGTTGCCCTGCCTGCATACCTACTGCCAGGACTGCCTGGCCCAGTTGGCCGAGGGCAGCCACCTCCGATGCCCTGAGTGCCGCGAGACTGTGCCTGTGCCGCCCACGGGCGTGGCTGCCTTCAAGACCAACTTCTTTGTCAACGGGCTCCTGGATTTGGTGAAGGCCCGAGCCGGTGGAGACCTGCGCGCAGGGAAGCCGGCCTGTGCACTGTGCCCGCTGATGGGGGGCGCCAGCGCGGGGGGGCCAGCCACAGCCCGGTGCCTGGACTGCGCCGACGACTTGTGCCAGGCCTGTGCCGATGGGCACCGCTGCACTCGGCAGACCCACAGCCACCGAGTGGTGGACCTGGTGGGCTACAGGGCAGGGTGGTACGACGAGGAGGCCCGGGAGCGCCAGGCGGCCCAGTGTCCCCAGCACCCGGGGGAGTCCCTGCGCTTCCTTTGCCAGCCCTGCTCCCAGCTGCTGTGCCGGGAGTGTCGCCTggacccccacctggaccacCCCTGCCTGCCCCTGGCCGAGGCTGTGCGTGCCCGGAGGCCAGGCCTCGAGGAGCTACTGGCGGGCGTGGACAGCAACCTGGCCGAGCTGGAGGCCACCCGGCTGGCGGAAGAGGAAGCCTTGGCCTGTCTGCGGGAGCAGGCAGCCAAGGTGGGCACGCAGGTGGAAGAGGCAGCCGAGGGGGTCCTCCGGGCCCTCCTGGCCCAGAAGCAGGAGGTGCTGGGGCAGCTACGGGCCCACGTGGAGGCTGCCGAGGAGGCTGCACGGGAGAGGCTGGGGGAGCTGGAGAGCCGGGCACAGGTGGCCAGGGAGGCGGCCGCCTTTGCCCGTCGCGTGCTCAGCCTGGGTCGGGAGGCCGAGATACTCTCACTGGAGGGGGCGATTGCCCAAAGGCTTCAGCAGCTGCAGCGTTGTCCCTGGATGCCTGGGCCAGCCCCCTGCCTGCTGCCCCAGCTGGAGCTCCATCCTGGACTCCTGGACAAGAACCGCCAGCTGCTAAGGCTCTCCTTTCAGGAGCAGCAGCCCCAGAAGGACAGCGGGAAAGACGGAGCCAGATGCCAGGGAGGCGCTGCAACCCCGCCCCAGAGCAGGGACGGAGCCCAGACCCCAAAGCAGGACAGCACGCAGCCGCCCCAGGAAGATGGAGCCCAGACCCTAAAGGCGGAGAGAGCCGAGACGCCCCAGGAAGATGGAGCCCAGACCCCGAAAGAGGGCAGAGCCCAGACACCCCAGGAAGATGGAGGAGCCCAGTCCCCAAGGGGCGGCCGATCCAACAAGAAGAGGAAGTTCAAAGGCAGGCTCAAGTCCGTTTCCCGGGagcccagcccagcacctgggccgAACCTGGAGGGCTCTGGCCTCCTCCCCAGGCCCATCTTTTTCTGCAGCTTCCCCACACGGATGCCGGGGGACAAGCGGTCTCCGCGGATCACCGGGCTGTGTCCCTTTGGCTCCCGGGAGATCCTGGTGGCAGATGAGCAGAACAGGGCCCTGAAGCGCTTCTCCCTCAATGGCGACTACAAGGGCGCGGTGCCCGTCCCCGAGGGCTGCTCCCCGTGCAGCGTGGCCGCCCTGCAGGACGCCGTGGCCTTCTCGGCTGGCGCTCGCCTCTATCTCATCCGCCCCAACGGCGAGGTGCAGTGGCGCCGGGCGCTGAGCCTCTGCCAGGCCAGCCACGCCGTGGCCGCCATGCCGAGTGGGGACCGGGTGGCCGTCAGTGTGTCAGGCCACGTGGAGGTGTACAACATGGAAGGCAGCCTGGCCACCCGGTTTATCCCTGGGGGCAAGGCCAGCCGGGGCCTGCGGGCGCTAGTGTTCCTGACCACCAGCCCCCAGGGCAATTTCGTGGGGTCAGATTGGCAGCAGAGTAGCCTGGTGGTCTGTGACGGGCTGGGCCAGGTGATTGGGGAGTACCGGGGGCCGGGCCTGCACGGCTGCCAGCCAGGCTCTGTGTCCGTGGATAAGAAGGGCTACATCTTTCTGACCCTTCGGGAGGTCAACAAGGTGGTGATCCTCGATCCGAAGGGGTCGCTGCTCGGTGACTTCCTGACGGCCTATCACGGCCTGGAAAAGCCCCGGGTGACCACCATGGTGGATGGCAGGTACCTGGTTGTGTCCCTCAGTAATGGGACCATCCATGTCTTTCGGGTCCGCCCTCCTGACAGTTAA